A stretch of DNA from Rickettsia hoogstraalii:
CCTATCTATTTTAGCTCTTTAATGAAAACCGCAAAACTTTATTAATTTTTGTATAGAAAGGAATACCCAAACCGTCACCGTCATTGCGAGGAGCGAAGCGACGTGGCAATCTCGTCAAATATTCCTGAGATTGCTTCGTCGAATTACTATGTAATTCTCCTCGCAATGACGATACGAGCAAAATCTATAAATTTTTGCATAAACAAATTGATTTGCTACGAATAATAGAGTATATAGTATAGACATAATTAATTCTCGGGGCGTAGCGCAGTCTGGTAGCGCATCTGGTTTGGGACCAGAGGGTCGGGAGTTCGAATCTCTCCGCCCCGACCATAAAAACATAAATTATAATGTCAAAAGACGACCTCATTCAGTTTACAGGTACAGTACTTGAACTTTTACCTAATGCTACTTTTAGAGTAAAGCTTGAGAATGATCATGTAATTATTGCTCATACTTCCGGTAGGATGCGTAAAAATCGTATCAGAATATTACTAGGAGATAAAGTTACGGTAGAAATGACTCCTTATGATTTAACTAAGGGGCGTGTGATTCATCGTCACTAGTCTTTATAAGTATGAAGCAGAACAAAAAAAACCTACCGATTATATTAGCATCAAGCTCTCCTGCAAGAATTGAGTTACTAAACAGAATCAAAATTATCCCTTCACAAATTATTCCTGCAGATATAGATGAAACACCTAATTTGCGTGAATTACCCGCTCCCTTAGCCATAAGACTTGCTTACGAAAAAGCTATAAAAGTTGCATCTCAAATAGAGGAATCCGCTATAATTATAGCTGCCGATACCGTAGCGGCAGTAGGTAGAAGAATATTGCCGAAAGCTACTACTTATGAAGAAGTCAAGAATTGTATTAAGATGTTATCCGGACGTCGTCATCGCGTCTATACCGGTTTATGTATTATCAAAAAAGAGAATGATCAGCTTACAGTTAGACAAAAAATAGTTCAGACTATTGTTAAGTTCAAAAAATTAAGTGATGAAGAGATTAATTTTTATTGTTCTTTGGATGAGGGAATAGATAAAGCCGGCGGATGTAAAATTTCCGGTTATGCAGAAGCTTTTATCTCATTTATTTCCGGCTCATATTCAAATGTTATGGGATTACCTTTATTTGAAACGGTAAATGCTCTAACTTCTTTAGGTTTTAAGGTATATAATCGCTAATAGTCGGGACATTGCCCGTGCGGATACCCGAATCGTCATTGCGAGAAGTTGCGTTAGCAACGACGCGGCAATCTCATAAGATAATATAAAAAAAACTCCTGAGATTGCCACGCCGGCATGAATGCCGGCTCGCAATGACAACTTTCAAACCACGCACATAAATTACCTAGCTACTTAATTCCCAGGCTCATCCAAATGACTTCTCTCATAATTTTCATGACGCTCTTGAGCTTCAATACATAATGCAGCAATAGGTCGTGCTTCTAATCTTTTTATACCTATTGGGTCGCCTGTTTCTTCACAGTAACCGTATTCCCCATTTTTAATACGTGATAATGCTTCTTCTATTTTACTCATTAATTTACAATATCTATTTCTACTACGAAGCTCAAAGGCTCTTTCTGTTTCATGAGTAGCACAATCATTAAGATCGGATTCTTTTAAATTTTCTTCCTTTAAATGATTTAAAGTCTCTTGAGATTCCTTTAATAAATCCTCTTTCCATCTTAAAAGTTTTTGTCTAAAATATTCTAGGTGATTAGGACACATATATTCTTCATCTTTAGAAGGTTTATATCCCATAGGTAATTTAGGTGTTTCTAGCATATTAATATCTCAATATTAGCTTTAGTATATTATGTTTATAAGGTTTTTAAAATAATATATAACTTAAAATTAACGCAAGAAGATTATGAATATTAATATATTTTATTTTTTAATTGGATATGCGGTAGTATATACAGCCTCTAAATGCTTTATACTTGTTTTAGTATAGTTTTGTGTAGTAGATAGACTTTTATGACCTAATAGCTCTTGAATAGAGCGTAAATCTGCACCATGCTCAAGCAAATGTGAAGCAAAACTATGTCTAAATGAATGAGCAGTTAAATGCTGTGGTAAACCATAAAAATGCTTTAATTTAATTAATTCACGATTAAATACCGGTGGCTGCAATTTCTTACCCTGCTTTCCTCTAAATATTGGTTCATTATCACCTAGCTTATACGGCAATATTTCTAAATATTGGGTAATTAAATTTTTAGCAATCGGTAACCACGGAATTATTCTTTCTTTACTACCTTTACCTATTATTCTTATAAATTCTAGATTTTGTAGATGAAGTTTCGTAATTGATAATGCTTCCGATATACGTAGACCTGAAGCATATATAAGAACAAGTAGGGCTTTATTTCTAAGTTCTACCCACTTAACATTCCCGTATTCTTCAATATGTTCAAGTGATATTACTACATCATCTTCCGATAAAGCTTTTGGTAATAATTTAGTTTTTTTAGGAGATTTTATAGAAAAAATTATATGACTATTTAATTGTGTTGTTTTCTCTAAAAACCTATAAAAATTTTTTACTGCAGATAAACCACGTGAAATTGAAGAAGTGGTAAAATTATCACAGTTACGTTTTGCAAGCCAACTTCGGATTAATCTTATATCTGCGGTTTTAATATGATTTATCGTTACAAGCTCTGAATTATAATAATTCATAAACTCAAGGAAATGCTTAAGGTCATTATTATAAGAAATTACTGTATGATTAGAGTAATTTCTTTGCAAAACGAGGTATTTTTGCCACTTATCTATTAATTCTTGAATTGATGTATCTAACATTTATAAAAACTTAACTATTTTTAATATTATTCTTAATGCTAACAATTATTGACTCATAATTTTATAAATGTTAGCATGAATTGAGGGTTTATGTTTACATATACGTAACCTATAAAACACAAAAAATTTTTTAAGTAACTGCGTAATTTTCAACGTCATTGCGAGCGGGCATTGTGGTATTTTCATCAGAGGAGACGTTGTTGCGTGGACACCACTCCATCATTGCGAGCAGCCATAGGCTGCGCGTGGCAATCTCATGAAATAATACTCCTGAGATTGCTTCGTCAATTGTTACGCAATTTCCTCGCAATGACGGCTCGGTATCGCCGCAATGACTATTTACCCGAATTACTCGCCTTCCTGTTTAACCAATTTTGTAAATAAGACTCTGCTAATTCCTGATCTTCTATAATAATTACATTTTCAGCATTAAGTTTATCAGCAGCAGCCGTGAAATTAAACGAACCGGTTATTACTTTCTTTTTATCAATAATTATAACTTTATTATGAGCGATTCCCGGTACTTTATCTA
This window harbors:
- the infA gene encoding translation initiation factor IF-1 — protein: MSKDDLIQFTGTVLELLPNATFRVKLENDHVIIAHTSGRMRKNRIRILLGDKVTVEMTPYDLTKGRVIHRH
- a CDS encoding Maf family protein yields the protein MKQNKKNLPIILASSSPARIELLNRIKIIPSQIIPADIDETPNLRELPAPLAIRLAYEKAIKVASQIEESAIIIAADTVAAVGRRILPKATTYEEVKNCIKMLSGRRHRVYTGLCIIKKENDQLTVRQKIVQTIVKFKKLSDEEINFYCSLDEGIDKAGGCKISGYAEAFISFISGSYSNVMGLPLFETVNALTSLGFKVYNR
- the dksA gene encoding RNA polymerase-binding protein DksA, whose product is MLETPKLPMGYKPSKDEEYMCPNHLEYFRQKLLRWKEDLLKESQETLNHLKEENLKESDLNDCATHETERAFELRSRNRYCKLMSKIEEALSRIKNGEYGYCEETGDPIGIKRLEARPIAALCIEAQERHENYERSHLDEPGN
- a CDS encoding tyrosine recombinase XerC — its product is MLDTSIQELIDKWQKYLVLQRNYSNHTVISYNNDLKHFLEFMNYYNSELVTINHIKTADIRLIRSWLAKRNCDNFTTSSISRGLSAVKNFYRFLEKTTQLNSHIIFSIKSPKKTKLLPKALSEDDVVISLEHIEEYGNVKWVELRNKALLVLIYASGLRISEALSITKLHLQNLEFIRIIGKGSKERIIPWLPIAKNLITQYLEILPYKLGDNEPIFRGKQGKKLQPPVFNRELIKLKHFYGLPQHLTAHSFRHSFASHLLEHGADLRSIQELLGHKSLSTTQNYTKTSIKHLEAVYTTAYPIKK